Proteins encoded by one window of Cloeon dipterum chromosome 2, ieCloDipt1.1, whole genome shotgun sequence:
- the LOC135936220 gene encoding uncharacterized protein LOC135936220, producing the protein MADARSHSRRRRSLLRTAVAPLPAEPIVEPEAWRVAQFLNWQETTSFEPYIYALSSSKAGSTPTSNEAGRPWSIFSGLAAVKHLPTRYEFLAGKYLSKSTVFGIRDVSLGRQGWVFRFDRPHAPHHEFSHLNINPKFTGVADPHIPLPGGAVPVGEAATKVINVAGKVVLVAAVAVDSYRLGGAVYKDLQENETLGHRTAKTTASVASGWAGGFAGAAAGNSVGTIVGGAIGAAFGGIGAVPGAAIGSMVGCLLGGVTAGVGASTVAEVVVEKLRGNLQGVVSCTEEGHLVVKPSFPPENEEQEDEWLEILRVVACVALRGRHMSVVAYQPAHQVFSAEISNILQPESVKSEQRLFVTESIMSWPIVREVCGTPQFFFSALAMTPVPLPSDLATLRGCVEHNLPDTIVCEYVCMNSNGSALYWLNPQGGAEIALDLLAKQSPYLQVKTVV; encoded by the exons ATGGCCGACGCGCGGAGCCACTCGCGGCGCCGCCGCTCGCTGTTGCGGACGGCCGTGGCGCCGCTGCCCGCCGAGCCCATCGTTGAGCCCGAGGCGTGGAGGGTGGCCCAGTTCCTCAACTGGCAGGAGACCACTAGCTTCGAGCCCTACATTT aCGCACTGTCGTCGAGCAAGGCCGGCTCGACGCCGACAAGCAACGAGGCCGGCCGGCCGTGGAGCATTTTCTCAGGGTTGGCGGCCGTGAAGCACCTGCCAACCAGGTACGAGTTCCTCGCCGGCAAGTACCTGTCCAAGTCGACAGTGTTCGGCATCCGCGACGTGTCGCTCGGCCGGCAGGGCTGGGTCTTCCGCTTCGACCGGCCGCACGCGCCGCACCACGAGTTTAGCCACCTCAACATCAACCCTAAGTTTACCGGGGTGGCCGACCCCCACATTCCCCTGCCCGGAGGCGCCGTTCCCGTTGGCGAGGCTGCCACCAAGGTCATCAACGTCGCTGGAAAGGTCGTCCTCGTCGCCGCCGTTGCCGTCGACAGTTACAG ACTTGGGGGCGCCGTCTACAAAGATCTGCAGGAGAATGAGACTTTGGGGCATAGAACTGCCAAAACGACTGCTTCCGTCGCTTCCGGCTGGGCCGGGGGTTTCGCCGGTGCCGCGGCTGGCAACAGCGTCGGCACCATTGTCG GTGGTGCGATCGGTGCCGCTTTCGGAGGGATTGGGGCCGTGCCTGGAGCGGCCATCGGCTCCATGGTCGGATGCCTGCTCGGAGGCGTCACCGCCGGCGTCGGCGCAAGCACTGTTGCGGAGGTTGTCGTTGAGAAACTCAG GGGCAATCTGCAGGGCGTGGTGTCGTGCACGGAGGAAGGGCACCTGGTGGTGAAGCCGTCGTTCCCGCCGGAGAACGAGGAGCAGGAGGACGAGTGGCTGGAGATTTTGCGCGTGGTGGCGTGCGTTGCGCTGCGTGGGCGGCACATGAGCGTGGTTGCGTACCAGCCGGCGCACCAGGTGTTCTCGGCCGAGATCTCCAACATTCTGCAGCCAGAGAGCGTGAAGAGCGAGCAGCGCTTGTTCGTCACCGAGTCGATCATGTCGTGGCCCATCGTGCGCGAGGTGTGTGGCACGCCGCAGTTTTTCTTCTCGGCGCTGGCGATGACGCCGGTGCCGCTGCCCTCCGACCTGGCCACGCTGCGCGGCTGCGTCGAGCACAACTTGCCCGACACCATTGTCTGCGAGTACGTTTGCATGAACAGTAACGGCAGCGCCCTCTACTGGCTCAACCCACAGGGCGGCGCCGAAATTGCCTTAGATTTGCTAGCCAAGCAGTCGCCCTATCTGCAGGTCAAAACCGTCGTCTAG
- the LOC135937508 gene encoding uncharacterized protein LOC135937508 — translation MAAEINKPLVSFEEAAGVVEKIHGATARLLEHKVEKGTDSVQGFLSNILRVSVRVDVSGKSVESKFMVKRQPLLESQQRLIQENGVFYHEIGVFQRCFPILLRNSPDLPAVACYSCDARDNVIFMEDLKEDGFNTVVRNICDLKGDILDLEHLTAAMLALAKFHGASVGTDWLKKFPDLFEKEIFLEQAFIKAGVANTARSVLVPIAEHHFKDERHVKAAEWIGTEEFYETLLAITKPDPEVPNVLCHGDCWVNNMMFKTDQDSGRVSAKLIDFQMSRFAPGSRDLLYFLHMCCSPQVRQRCEEGLLRTYWTAFNAECEKRGLELSWDRFYADYDRNRAFGLMMLATLRPWFFLDGPFSQKDDELTDEQMDKMTSGGKSSAAPTSPVEEFETNQLFRDEMIGTLEEVAEIYYKFYVRNEWCAVSGRRVHSLTKSLSMQREIRTLVSADAALAVAKKIHGPDARLLDYEVEKGTTSVQGFLSDILRVSVRVQVGDETRHSRFVVKRQPVLESQQKLTRQCGVFEHEMGFFVKCVPILKERCPDLPVVTCHFCDEPNCVIYMEDLKEANYCTVVPNITALQEGTILSMDHLILVMATLAKFHSASVGINWLEKFPEIFTEDIFFERGDGVFIKDCIIETVRNTLVPIAKHHFGDEEHVDSVEWLGSEEFFQLLVDMSKADPKAINVLCHGDSWANNMMFHADPEGGKPIRVKLIDFQMSRFAPSNRDLLYFLHMCLPPRVRQRLEEELLRIYWRCFTEQVEQPVDCDWDEFYAGYDSSRAFGLMMSATVRPSIFVEQAFPRGDQELTDEQMELMMAGGGFDTERSIQEFENNAIFRQEMIETIEEVTEVYHRLYKNR, via the exons ATGGCAGCAGAGATAAATAAGCCGCTCGTGTCGTTTGAGGAGGCAGCAGGCGTCGTGGAAAAAATTCACGGCGCCACTGCCCGTCTGCTGGAGCACAAGGTGGAGAAGGGCACCGACTCCGTGCAGGGCTTCCTTTCCAACATCCTCAGGGTCAGCGTCAGGGTGGATGTAAGCGGGAAAAGCGTCGAGTCAAAGTTTATGGTGAAAAGGCAGCCGTTGCTGGAGTCGCAGCAGCGGCTGATCCAGGAGAACGGCGTCTTTTACCACGAGATCGGCGTTTTCCAAAGGTGCTTTCCGATCCTGCTGAGGAACTCTCCTGACCTTCCGGCGGTAGCATGCTACTCGTGTGACGCCCGGGACAACGTCATTTTCATGGAGGACTTGAAAGAGGATGGATTCAACACCGTCGTTCGCAATATCTGCGATTTGAA GGGTGACATCCTCGATTTAGAGCACCTGACGGCTGCAATGCTGGCCCTGGCAAAGTTCCATGGCGCCTCTGTCGGCACGGACTGGCTGAAAAAGTTTCCAGACCTTTTTGAAAAGGAGATTTTCCTCGAACAGGCCTTCATCAAGGCAGGCGTGGCGAACACCGCCAGAAGCGTCCTCGTGCCCATCGCTGAGCACCACTTCAAGGACGAGAGACACGTCAAGGCCGCCGAGTGGATCGGAACAGAAGAGTTCTACGAGACGCTGCTGGCCATCACCAAACCGGATCCGGAGGTGCCCAACGTCCTCTGCCACGGCGATTGCTGGGTTAATAATATGATGTTCAAGACGGACCAGGACAGCGGACGTGTCAGCGCCAAACTGATCGACTTCCAGATGAGCAG GTTTGCACCAGGAAGCAGAGACCTGTTGTACTTTCTGCACATGTGCTGCTCACCCCAAGTGCGGCAGAGGTGCGAGGAAGGTCTTTTGCGGACCTACTGGACCGCTTTTAACGCCGAGTGCGAGAAACGCGGCCTAGAATTGAGTTGGGACCGCTTCTACGCAGACTACGACCGAAACAGAGCCTTTGGACTCATGATGTTGGCAACGCTGAGGCCCTGGTTCTTCCTGGACGGACCTTTTTCGCAGAAGGACGACGAGCTGACGGATGAGCAAATGGACAAAATGACGAGCGGCGGCAAAAGCAGTGCCGCGCCGACCAGTCCAGTCGAGGAGTTTGAAACGAACCAGTTGTTCCGTGATGAAATGATTGGGACCCTTGAGGAAGTGGCTGAgatttattacaaattctATGTGAGAAATgagtg GTGTGCTGTTTCTGGTCGGAGGGTCCACAGCCTCACCAAATCATTGAGCATGCAGCGTGAGATAAGGACGCTGGTGTCGGCGGACGCGGCCTTGGCCGTGGCGAAAAAAATTCACGGCCCTGACGCCCGGCTGTTGGACTACGAGGTCGAAAAGGGAACAACCTCCGTGCAGGGCTTCCTCTCTGATATCCTCAGGGTGAGCGTCAGGGTGCAGGTCGGTGACGAGACGCGGCACTCGAGGTTCGTGGTGAAAAGGCAGCCGGTGCTGGAGTCGCAGCAAAAGCTGACCAGGCAGTGCGGCGTGTTTGAACATGAGATGGGCTTTTTCGTAAAGTGCGTCCCGATTTTGAAAGAGCGGTGTCCCGATCTGCCGGTCGTCACGTGCCACTTTTGTGACGAGCCAAACTGCGTCATTTACATGGAGGACCTGAAGGAAGCCAACTATTGCACCGTCGTGCCGAATATAACAGCACTGcag GAGGGAACCATCCTTAGCATGGATCACTTGATTTTGGTAATGGCAACCCTAGCCAAGTTCCACAGCGCCTCGGTCGGTATCAACTGGCTGGAGAAATTCCCGGAAATATTCACCGAGGACATATTTTTCGAGAGAGGCGATGGCGTGTTCATCAAGGACTGCATAATCGAAACCGTGAGGAACACGCTGGTACCGATTGCAAAGCACCACTTTGGCGACGAGGAGCACGTGGATAGCGTCGAGTGGTTGGGCAGCGAAGAATTCTTCCAACTGCTGGTCGACATGAGCAAAGCGGACCCGAAAGCAATCAACGTGCTATGCCACGGCGACAGTTGGGCCAACAACATGATGTTCCACGCGGACCCTGAGGGTGGCAAACCAATTAGAGTGAAGTTGATCGACTTCCAGATGAGCAGATTCGCGCCGAGCAACAGGGATTTGCTCTACTTTCTGCACATGTGCCTCCCGCCGAGGGTGCGGCAGAGGCTGGAAGAGGAGCTGCTGCGGATCTACTGGCGCTGCTTCACGGAGCAGGTGGAACAACCCGTCGACTGCGACTGGGACGAATTCTACGCCGGATACGACAGCAGCCGGGCCTTTGGGCTCATGATGTCGGCCACGGTGCGGCCCTCGATTTTCGTCGAGCAAGCTTTTCCGCGTGGCGACCAGGAGCTCACCGATGAGCAGATGGAACTGATGATGGCAGGGGGCGGTTTTGATACTGAGAGGTCCATCCAGGAGTTTGAGAACAACGCAATTTTTCGACAGGAAATGATTGAGACGATCGAGGAGGTTACCGAGGTGTATCACAGACTGTATAAAAATCGTTGA